In Phlebotomus papatasi isolate M1 chromosome 1, Ppap_2.1, whole genome shotgun sequence, the following proteins share a genomic window:
- the LOC129807173 gene encoding zinc finger protein 58-like — translation MVSCQNGVHTERSLILGGSFFFLNFSLSLIPKISQKSCGICHKSYTPNTMDNISLVDNLYDSEDVKLFIPQDHLKGEICDFEIDPFLTIGIVPIENESFSDILAIDVKPLDYIPKEDTPQKQEDRQHLEETTVNIIEEICSSRQKEEEDEVVSANFHCSECMKPYANKLVLRAHLRRHLKASQFKCKICNLTFRYAGKLVEHLPSHPGLTPLKCPVCKAVYENLKELKDHVNTHEKLQMCDLCGKNFRSRKALKDHLRLHSGDKPYKCEDCEKKFATASHLSSHRRIHKTAKLHKCEKCGAEYTRSYDLKKHTMKNCGSTKGNSVGNGKKKTKGRGSSGILPCPCCTRNQDNSVKRKLIEDHLMRRKIFNSYKCRHCDLTFYNPNEFIQHELYHTGKFPLHCIFCNDICESQELPEVTGRNHKTRVLCEICGNLYRKKNTLVGDQIGKENSQSPMDKIDFTWILSQQTPHESFRCPECGKTFLRKHLFKVHAKRHKIATQYKCTAEYCDLAFRYASQLVVHILDHPEKVTLQCPVCGVFFQDQNNLENHVLLTHENVLVCEICGKSFRSDNSLRNHTRTHTGFRPYECPECGKTFTTSSHLSSHRRTHRTQKQFKCEECNSLFTRETHLRRHILGNKCKGPEEFKQKKTPTKRLGCSLCPQRFTSKKDLKQHIDNMHNQSTLNEA, via the exons ATGGTTAGTTGTCAAAATGGAGTACATACAGAAAGAAGTTTAATACTCGGTGgttccttttttttcctaaatttctccCTATCTCTGATTccaaaaatatcacaaaagtCTTGTGGAATATGT CATAAAAGTTATACCCCAAACACAATGGACAACATCTCCTTGGTGGATAACTTGTACGACAGCGAAGATGTTAAACTCTTCATTCCACAAGATCATCTCAAAGGAGAAATCTGTGATTTTGAAATCGACCCGTTCCTCACAATCGGTATAGTTCCTATTGAAAATGAAAGCTTTAGTGATATTCTTGCAATCGATGTGAAGCCATTGGACTACATTCCAAAAGAAGACACACCCCAGAAACAAGAAGACCGGCAGCATCTCGAAGAGACCACGGTGAACATCATTGAAGAAATATGTAGTTCCAGACAAAAGGAAGAGGAGGATGAGGTGGTGTCTGCGAATTTTCACTGTTCAGAATGTATGAAACCATATGCAAACAAACTGGTCCTTCGTGCACATCTCAGGAGGCACTTGAAGGCGTCCCAATTCAAGTGCAAAATCTGCAATCTCACATTTCGCTATGCGGGCAAATTGGTGGAGCATCTACCCAGTCATCCTGGATTGACTCCACTCAAGTGCCCAGTATGCAAGGCTGTCTATGAGAATCTCAAAGAACTGAAGGACCATGTCAATACTCATGAAAAACTTCAGATGTGCGATTTGTGCGGAAAGAATTTTCGCTCCCGGAAAGCCCTCAAAGATCACCTACGTTTGCATTCCGGGGATAAACCATATAAGTGTGAAGATTGTGAGAAAAAATTTGCCACAGCATCTCATCTCTCCAGTCACCGAAGAATCCACAAAACCGCCAAATTGCACAAATGCGA gaaATGTGGAGCTGAGTATACCAGATCGTATGACCTAAAGAAGCACACAATGAAGAACTGCGGAAGTACGAAGGGAAACTCAGTGGGAAATGGTAAGAAGAAGACAAAGGGTAGAGGATCTTCTGGGATACTGCCGTGTCCGTGCTGCACAAGAAATCAAGATAACTCAGTTAAAAGGAAATTAATTGAGGATCATTTGATGAGACGCAAGATTTTTAATTCCTATAAATGCAGACACTGCGATTTGACATTCTACAATCCCAATGAATTCATTCAACATGAGTTGTATCATAcaggaaaatttccattgcacTGTATCTTCTGCAATGATATATGTGAGAGTCAGGAATTGCCAGAAGTTACAGGGAGGAATCACAAAACGAGGGTTTTGTGTGAAATTTGTGGGAATTTGTATAGGAAGAAGAATACACTTGTTGGTGATCAAATTGGGAAGGAGAATTCACAGAGTCCAATGGATAAAATTGACTTTACATGGATTCTATCACAGCAAACACCTCATGAATCATTCCGATGTCCGGAATGTGGAAAAACGTTCCTCAGAAAGCACCTCTTCAAAGTTCATGCGAAGAGGCATAAAATAGCCACACAGTACAAATGTACTGCGGAGTATTGCGATCTTGCATTTCGATATGCCAGTCAACTTGTGGTACATATTCTCGATCATCCGGAAAAGGTCACCCTACAGTGTCCCGTGTGCGGTGTCTTTTTTCAGGATCAGAATAATCTGGAGAATCATGTGCTGCTGACGCATGAAAATGTTTTGGTTTGCGAGATCTGCGGAAAATCCTTTAGGAGTGACAACTCACTTCGCAATCACACACGTACCCACACAGGTTTTCGGCCATACGAATGTCCTGAGTGTGGGAAAACCTTTACAACTTCCTCGCATCTCTCCAGTCACAGGAGAACCCATCGCACTCAGAAACAATTCAAGTGCGA AGAATGCAATTCACTATTCACTAGAGAGACTCATTTGAGGAGACACATCTTGGGTAACAAATGCAAGGGGCCAGAGGAGTTTAAACAGAAGAAAACTCCTACAAAGCGCCTCGGATGTTCCTTATGCCCACAGAGATTCACCTCAAAGAAGGACTTGAAGCAGCATATCGATAATATGCACAATCAGAGCACTTTGAATGAAGCATAG